In the Streptomyces sp. WMMC940 genome, CGGTCGCCGGAGTGATGGGCCATCTGATGTCCGTGGACGGGCTGGTGGCTTCGGCCCTGGGGCTGGGAGACCCGGCCGGCCCCGACGCGCCGGCCTCCCCGGCCGAGCGGACCGAGCGGCTGTGGAGCTCGGGCGAACGTCCGGCGACGCGTTCGGTGCGCGTCCCGTGGCGCGAGCAGAGCCATGCGCTGGTGCGGACGGTGTCGTTCGCCGGGCTCGGGGTGGAGCAGTTGTCGGTCTCCTACGGGGACTTCGCGCTGCCGCTGCAGGACGCGATGCTGGACCGGGCCTTCGAGTGCTGGGTGCACGCGGACGACATCGCGGTCGCGGTGGACTATCCGTACGAGCCCCCGACCGGCGCGCATCTGCACCGAATGATCGATCTGGCGGTCCGGCTGCTGCCCGGGGCGCTGGCCGCCCGGCGGCGGGCCGGGCTCGCGGCGCCGGCCCGCCGTCTGGTGACGGCCGGTTCGCCCGGACGCTCGCTGCACCTGGAGGTGGAGGGAGCAGGAGGCGGCCACTGGTACATCGCGCTGGACTCTCCCGCGGCGGTGGGCGACCCGGACCACACGGTCGCCCAGATCGCCCTCGACGGCGTGGAGTTCTGCCAGCTCGTGGCGGGCCATGTGCCGCCGGCCGACGCCGCGGCCGGTCAGGACGGGGACCGCGAGGCCGTGCGGGACGTCCTGTTCGCGGCGGCCTCGCTGTCCCGGCTCTGACGGGCGGCGCGCGCCCGTCGGCGAGCGGCGTCCGGTGCAGGGGGTCTCCCCCGGGTGGCGCGGTGCGTTCGGTCCGCAGTGGCGCTCAGGCGGTGGAGAGCGAGATCTCCGTCGACTTGACCAGGGCGACCGCGGTGCCGCCCGCCGTGAACCCGAGCTCGTCCAGCGCGTCCTTGGTGATCACCGCGGTCAGGTCCTGGCCGCCGTCCAGCCTCAGCCGGACGGTGGCCATCGCCGCGCCGGGGCTCACCGATGTGACCGTGCCGGGCAGCTGGTTGCGGATGCTGAGGCCCTCCACGCGCGCCGTCGCGAGGGCCACCTCGCTGGCCTTCATCAGGGCGCTGACCGCTCCGCCGGGGAAGATGCCCAGCTCCGAGACGGCGTCGGCGGTCACGGCCGAGGTGATCTCCTCACCGCTGTCGAGGCGGATCCTCACCGTCGCCATGGCGGGGCCGCCGGTGACCGCGATCACGGTGCCGGGCAGCTGGTTGCGGATGCTCAGGCTCATGTCGTGCCGTTCGTGTCGGGGGTGTCGTTCACGCCCTGGATGTCGTGTCCGCCCCAGTGAACCGCTCGCGCAGCTTGTACTTGAGCACCTTGCGCAGTGTGTCGTTGCGGGGCAGCGCGTCCACGAGTTCCAGCTGTTCCGGGAGCTTGTGCACGGCGAGGCCCGCGCCGCGCAGGTACTCCGTGACCTCTTCAAGACTCAGCGGTCCCGCCCCCTCGGGCTGTTGGACCACGGCGCAGACCCGCTCGCCGCGCTCCGGGTCGGGCAGTCCGATCACCGCCGCCTCGGCGACGGCGGGGTGCTCGTGGAGCAGGTCCTCGATCTCCTTGGCGGAGATGTTCTCGCCCTTGCGGATGATGACGTCCTTGAGTCTTCCGGTCAGGACGAGACGGCCGGACTCGGTGAGATGCCCCAGGTCGCCGGTGATCAGGAAGCCGTCGGCGTCGAACGCGGCGGCGGTCTGCTCCGGGTCCAGATACCCCCTGCAGACGGCCTCGCCGCGCAGCCGCACCTCGCCGTCGACGATGCGTATCTCCATGCCTTCGGGCGGCCGTCCCTCGGTGGTCGCGAGGTCCTCCGGCCGGTCGTCCGGAGAACCCATCGTGATCATGGGGACCTCGGTCATGCCGTAGCCGTGGGCGAGCTGCACGCCCATCTCCCGTACGACGGCGTGGTACAGCTCGGGCGGTTTGGGGGCGCCCCCGCCGGCGAGCAGCCGGAGCGTGGGGACGACCGGCTCGCCCGGTTGCCTGCGTTGTTCCGCGAGAAACATCGAGTAGAAGGCCGTGGACCCGCCGGCGGTGGTCACCCCGTGCCTGCGGTAGGTGTCCAGCGCCTCCGGAAGGGCGAACTTCTCGAAGAGCACGGCGGGGAAACCGCGGAGCAGCAGCATCACCAGGTAGTCCGCGCTGCCGATGTGGGCGAACGGGAAGGCGATGGAGCCGACGTCGTCGGACGTCAGCCGCAGCGCATGGGCGAGGCAGGAGCCGCCCGCGATCAGCGAACGGTCGGTGTGCAGGACGCCCTTGGGGTCGGAAGTGGTCCCGGAGGTCCAGTAGATCCAGCGCACCTCGGTGCCGTCGGCGGGCGGCGGGGGCAGGGCGGAGGGGTCGCCGTCGGGGAGCTCCTCGTACGCCTCGAAGATCCTCCGGGCACCGATCCGCCGGGCCATCGCCGTGTGGTCGAAGCCGCGCCAGACGCCCGGCACCGCGAAGAACTCCGCCGCGCAGGCGTCCAGGGCGAAGCCGACCTCGCGGTCCCGGTAGAAGGGGATCACCGGGGACTGCACGGCGCCGATCCTCGCCAGCGCCCCGGTCAGCACGACGGACTCGATCCGGGTGGGAAGCTGCCAGGCCACGACCGTGCCGGGCCGGACGCCGCGCGCGTACAGCCCGGCGGCGACCCGTTCGCAGCGTTCGCGCAGTTCGCCGAAGGTGAGGCGGCGGTCGTCCTGGAGCAGGACGGTGCGGCCGGGGGTGAGCCGGGCGCGGCGGTCGATCAGCTCCCAGAGCGTGCGGGAGGCGCCCAGGGAGTGTGCGGTGTCGGTCACGGCGGTCCCCTCCTTGCCGACAATTCTGACGGTACGTCAGGTCACGCCGGAAGCGTAGGGCCCGTCGCCTTGTCGGTCCAGGGGTGCGGGGCTAGCCTGCTGTCTGACGATCCGTCAGAAAAATGGGGAACGGAGGGGCCCGATGGAACGGGAACTGCCTCGGATCATCAGCGTCGACGACCATGTGATCGAGCCCGCGCATCTCTTCGAGACCTGGCTGCCGGCGAAGTACCGGGACCGCGGACCCCAGCCGCTCACCGCCGGCATCGGCGAGCTCGCGTACGTCGGCGGGAAGTACCGGATCACGATGGACCCGGACGGACCGCCCACGGACTGGTGGATCTACGAGGACCTGGAGTTCCCGTACAAGCGCAACATCGCCGCCGTCGGCTTCGACCGCGACGACATGACGCTGGAGGGCATCACCCGGGCCGAGATGCGTCGCGGCTGCTGGGACCCCAAGGCCCGGCTGGAGGACATGGACCTCAACCACGTCGAGGCGTCCCTGTGCTTCCCCACCTTCCCCCGCTTCTGCGGCCAGACCTTCGCCGAGGCCAAGGACAAGGAGGTCGCGCTCGCCTGCGTCCGCGCGTACAACGACTGGATGGTGGAGGAGTGGTGCGGCGACAGCGGCGGCCGGCTCATCCCCCTCTGCCTCGTCCC is a window encoding:
- a CDS encoding maleylpyruvate isomerase N-terminal domain-containing protein; translated protein: MNGRGPDDVPGAPPRIPGPRAAGDDLSPPDVLPPPPPEPPAHGVLKSLLGAWALAACSAEETAAVEEHLTGCAPCAEEALRLRDAVGLLHTDRDLDLDPLLRSRVLENCLGRRPARTPVPAWAGAYDAETARLDALLRDIGDSEWHAPVRLKWFDGEAKVSRRTTVAGVMGHLMSVDGLVASALGLGDPAGPDAPASPAERTERLWSSGERPATRSVRVPWREQSHALVRTVSFAGLGVEQLSVSYGDFALPLQDAMLDRAFECWVHADDIAVAVDYPYEPPTGAHLHRMIDLAVRLLPGALAARRRAGLAAPARRLVTAGSPGRSLHLEVEGAGGGHWYIALDSPAAVGDPDHTVAQIALDGVEFCQLVAGHVPPADAAAGQDGDREAVRDVLFAAASLSRL
- a CDS encoding class I adenylate-forming enzyme family protein; the encoded protein is MTDTAHSLGASRTLWELIDRRARLTPGRTVLLQDDRRLTFGELRERCERVAAGLYARGVRPGTVVAWQLPTRIESVVLTGALARIGAVQSPVIPFYRDREVGFALDACAAEFFAVPGVWRGFDHTAMARRIGARRIFEAYEELPDGDPSALPPPPADGTEVRWIYWTSGTTSDPKGVLHTDRSLIAGGSCLAHALRLTSDDVGSIAFPFAHIGSADYLVMLLLRGFPAVLFEKFALPEALDTYRRHGVTTAGGSTAFYSMFLAEQRRQPGEPVVPTLRLLAGGGAPKPPELYHAVVREMGVQLAHGYGMTEVPMITMGSPDDRPEDLATTEGRPPEGMEIRIVDGEVRLRGEAVCRGYLDPEQTAAAFDADGFLITGDLGHLTESGRLVLTGRLKDVIIRKGENISAKEIEDLLHEHPAVAEAAVIGLPDPERGERVCAVVQQPEGAGPLSLEEVTEYLRGAGLAVHKLPEQLELVDALPRNDTLRKVLKYKLRERFTGADTTSRA
- a CDS encoding TOBE domain-containing protein, producing the protein MSLSIRNQLPGTVIAVTGGPAMATVRIRLDSGEEITSAVTADAVSELGIFPGGAVSALMKASEVALATARVEGLSIRNQLPGTVTSVSPGAAMATVRLRLDGGQDLTAVITKDALDELGFTAGGTAVALVKSTEISLSTA